The Paenibacillus sp. FSL R7-0345 DNA segment ATATTGCCTACGACCGTAGAGAGCTTCAGCACTCCGGTAACATCCCAGGCATCCATACTTCCGCCGCCTGATGCAAGATCGACGTTTCCTTGAACTGTACGTGCCCGCACCGCACCGTTCAGTGTTTTTCCTTTTACATTTCCATAAATGCGGTGCAGAATCAGCTCTCCGTTGCCCGTTTCCAGAGCAATATCCTGAATCGCCTCAACATTCTGTAAAGTAATGCCGCCGTTCATCGTCCGCACATCCAGATTGAAGCGCCGGTCTTCCGGAAGCGAAATATCCAGATCGATACGCGGCTGGCGTTTGCCGGATTCACCATAGGCCTGGTATTGGGGAGTTATTTTAATGGTCGGCCCTTCCTCCACCTGAACAAAAGACTGCTCAGAGACCGCCTCGGCCTGCGCGCCTTCAAGCTCATCGACCCATACAGTCGCTATAATTTCAATATCCTCTACAGCGGCACGGTGGATGAGAATATCTCCGTTAATACCGTCGACCGTAAGTTTGGAGGTGCCCAGCTCAACGGGTACAATTAGCGGCGCTTTTTCATACCTGTTACCCGTAGCTTCCCCGTAATCCACCGCAGCGACAGTCAGGTTCATACTGACCTTGTTCCACAAGTGTAAGTAGTGCTCCTGCTCGGCTACAATAAATACGCTGGCCCCCAGAATTATTGCCGACAGCAGGCCGCGCAGGTCCATCCGGGGTCTCGGAGCTTTGATTGCTCTGCCTCTGCGGCGTGCAAACAAAGATATCAGCAGGTACTCCACACCCCACAGCACCGGAATCAGCGGCCACCATTTGAGCAGCAGCAGCATCGTTTCCGTACCGTTCAGCCAGTCCAGCAGCAGAAAAACACCTACACCAGCCAGCACTAAGGCGGCTGTATAACGGCCTACACGGCGCGGACGGCGTTCATCGCTTTTGCGGACCAGGATGCTCTTGGCTATCTCTCGTATCCCCAGCCACAGAGCACTAAGAATCAGCACTCCCGCAGTCAATGCCCCCGCATAGCCCTCAAAGAATTGCTGCAGCCAGAGAGGCTTTTGCCGGAAAAGAAACATGAGCGCCCCGCCAATCAGCAGCATCAGCCCGAAAGAGATCCCCGGTTCGCTGATCCAGGCTCTGGATCTCTTGACCGCTGTTATCGGCAATTCCGGCTCAGATTCCTCCGGCAGCTGCAGGATACGGTCTGCAGACTGAAGGACATCAAATACATTGTAGAAATAAACAACCGGAATCAGCAGCGCGAGCAAAATAAGCAGCGGAACGTTGATCTGCATGCCGGTTGATGAGAAGTACAGCATAGCCGCGATGTCCAGTAAAATAATGAACAGGAAAGATATCCCCTTGCGGAAAAGTCCGAAATAAAGATGTCCGGATCCAGGGATAACAGCCGCCAGCAGCCCTGCTATAAATTTGCGCTTGCGGGGGCGTTTTTTCTGGCGTGGCGGGATTACAGGCGGCTTAGGCGGCATAACAGATTCATCCTGCTGTTCGGAACTCATATCGGGACTCTTCCTTTCACGAAAGGTATAGTTCTTCCTGCTCAAAGCTGCCCACCCCGGTAAAATTCAATCAGCTCCACTCCCGGAGCCACTTCCTCTACAGCTGCAGGAACAAAACCATGCTTTGTATATAGGGTCACAGCAGGGCGATTCAGTTTCCCTGTAGATACTATAAACTGTTCCATTGCGGAATGATGCCTGAAAATAAATTCCAGCAGACTTCCGGCTATACCTTGGCGGAAATGCTCAGGATTCACCATCATCCGGGTAACAGTCAGCTTGCCCGGCGTTTCCTCCAGAACAGCTGCGGCACCCAGCAGATCCCCGTTGTCATCCAGGCAGCCGTAGAATACCTCCTTGACCGCCGCCAGCATCTCTCTCGTCTCCAGCAGCGGAGGGATTTCATTGAAGCCGATGATCTCCGCCTCCAGCCGGTAGGCTTTATGCTGAAGACTCCAGAGCTCGCTCAGGGTATACTCATCCTGCAGATCCAGCCTGACTATTGTATTCATCCGTACATTCCCCTTATATGCCAGCACAGGACCTGCCGTTGCCGACAAGCCCTGTGCTGAAGATCCTATAATAAATTACCCAAAACCGGTTCTATCCGTTCAATACTTCAGCCAGAAGTGTATTTACAAGGCCCGGATTGGCTTTGCCTTTGCTCTCTTTCATTACTTGTCCGACAAGGAAGCCGATTGCCTTCTGCTTGCCTGCCTTATAATCCTCTACAGACTGCGGATTCGCAGCTACGACTGCTTCGACAATTTGCTTGATCGCGCCTTCGTCACTGATCTGCACAAGCCCCTTCTCTTCAACAATAACTGCAGGGAGCTTGCCGCTTTCCAGCATTTCCTTGAATACGGTTTTGGCAATTTTGCTGCTGATCGTGCCTCCGGCAATCAGACCGATCATCTCGCCCAGCCCCTGCGGGGTAATCTTAACCTGGGATAATTCCAGGCTGTTACTGTTCAGATACCCGAGCAGATCGCCCATCATCCAGTTGGCTACGGCTTTGGCATCCTTAGTATAAGCAAGGCTGCCCTCGAAGAAATCAGCCAGCAGTTTGGATGAGGTAAGCACGCCGGCATCATAGACGGGCAGTCCGAACTCTTCACTGTAGCGGGCCTGCCGGGCATCCGGCAATTCCGGAATAGTCGAGCGGATGGATTCCTTCCAGGCATCATCAATGTGCAGGACAATCAGATCCGGGTCCGGGAAGTAGCGGTAATCATGAGCTTCTTCTTTGCCGCGCATGGACAGGGTTTTGCCCTGAGCCTCATCCCAGCGGCGGGTTTCCTGCACGACAACTCCGCCGTCATCCAGAATCTCGCCCTGGCGGAACTGTTCATATTCTAATCCGCGCAGCACGCCGCGGAAGGAGTTCATATTCTTCAGCTCTGCACGGATGCCGAACTCTTCCTGGCCTACAGGGCGCAGACTGATGTTGGCATCGCAGCGCATCGAGCCTTCTTCCATCTTGACGTCGGAGACATCGCAGTACTGCATAATCGCGCGGATCTTCTCAAGATAGGCGCGGGCCTCTTCAGGGGAGCGCAAATCCGGTTCGGAAACAATCTCGATCAGCGGTGTACCTACGCGGTTGAAGTCAACCAGTGAAGCAAAACCGCCGTCAACATGAGTCAGCTTACCGGCGTCCTCTTCCAGATGAAGACGGGTAATTCCGATGCGTTTGGTCTCACCATTAACCTCAATATCGATCCAGCCGTTCAGCCCGATCGGCTGATCGAATTGCGAGATCTGGTAGGCTTTTGGCGAATCGGGGTAAAAATAGTTCTTGCGGTCGAACTTGCTGACATCACCGATCGTGCAGTTCAGCGCCATAGCCGCTTTCATTGCATATTCCACCGCCTGGCGGTTCAGGACCGGCAGCACGCCGGGATGTCCCAGGCAGACCGGGCAGGTATGGGTATTAGGCGGAGCTCCAAATTCTGTCGAGCAGCCGCAGAAAATTTTGGACTTGGTATGAAGCTCCACATGAACTTCCAGCCCGATGACCGTTTCGTATTTAGACATAAATGATCTCATCCCTTAAAAGTTTTGTGAGCTTGTACTTGTACACAGTCTTATCCGGCGGGACTTACAGCTGTGGCCGCTCTTTGTGGTAGTCTGTATTCTGTTCAAAGGCATGCGCTACGCGCAGCACGGTGCTCTCGTCAAATTCCTTACCGATGATCTGCAGTCCGACCGGAAGACCTCCGTCAAAGCCGCAAGGAATGCTGACCGCAGGAATACCGGCAAGATTGACCGGAATGGTCAGTATATCGTTCAAATACATGGTCAGCGGATCTTCCGTCTGCGAGCCCAGCTTAAAGGCAGCCGTCGGCGCCGTCGGGCCGATAACCACGTCGTATTTCTTGAATACTTCGTCAAAATCCTGCTTAATCAGGGTACGGACCTTCTGAGCCTTCAGATAATAAGCATCATAATATCCGGAACTCAGAGCATAGGTGCCCAGCATAATCCGGCGTTTCACTTCCGGTCCGAAGCCTCGGCTGCGGGAGTTAAGATATAGATCAAGCAGGCCGCCGCCCTCATCGGCGCGTACACCGTAACGGACACCGTCAAAACGGGCCAGGTTGGACGAGGCTTCCGATGAAGCAAGCAGGTAGTACGCTGCCACCGCATATTCGGTATGCGGCAGGGAGACCTCTTCCCATACAGCGCCAAGACCTTCAAGCACTTTGAGGGCCGACATGACCTGTTCGCGGACAGCTGCATCTACACCTTCGCCGATATATTCCTTCGGCACGGCAATGCGCAGTCCGGAAATGTCGCCGGTCAAAGCGCTGAGGTAATCAGGAACGTCTACCTTTGCTGAAGTGGAATCCTGGGCATCGTAGCCTGCAATAGCCTGCAGTACATATGCGGAATCCTCTACATTGCGGGTAACAGGACCAATCTGGTCAAGCGATGAGGCAAAGGCAACGAGACCAAAACGGGATACCAGGCCGTAGGTTGGCTTGAGGCCGACCACTCCGCAATAGGAAGCAGGCTGGCGGATGGAGCCGCCGGTATCGGAACCAAGTGCGAATAACACTTCGCCGGCAGCTACTGCCGCTGCCGAGCCGCCGCTCGATCCGCCTGGAACATGCTCAAGATTCCAAGGATTGCGCACCGCACCATAAGCGGAGTTCTCATTGGAGCCGCCCATGGCGAACTCGTCCATGTTCAGTTTACCGACCGTCACGGCATCAGCCTGACGCAGCTTAGAGACAACGGTTGCATCATAAATCGGCTGGAAATTATCCAGGAACTTACTGGCACAGGTCGTGCGCAGTCCTTTGGTTACAATGTTATCCTTAATTCCTGCAGGAAGGCCGAACAACAGTCCGCGCGCCGCCCCGGATGCCAGCTTGTCATCCAAAATCCGTGCCGACTGGCGTGCCCCCTCCTCATCCAGCGTTAAAAATGCATGCACCTTACTGTCACGTTCTGCAATTGCAGCCAGTGATTGTTCCGTCAGTTCGCTGACGGAAATCTCTTTGCCCTGCAGCATGCTATGTAATTCAGGCAATCTATATTGAAACAGGCTCAACATTCTTCCTCCTTTCGGTATAGTTATTCCAGTACAGCCGGAACCTTGAAGTGTCCGTCTTCATCTTCAGGCGCATTAAGCAAAGCTTCTTCCTGGGACAGGCTCTCCTTCACGACGTCATCGCGCATTACATTGCTGACCTGCAGCACATGCGTAGTAGGCTTTACATTCTCTGTATCCAGCTCATTCAACTTCTCAGCATATTGTAAGATAGCATTCATTTGTTCAGTAAAAACAGCCTCTTCTTCCGGGCTTAATTGCAGTCTGGCCAGCTTGGCCACATGCTGCACATCTTTGACAGTAATGCTCATACCAAATATCCCTCCTGTTTAAAGGGCTAAAGCGCCCGGATAACGTTTTTAATTATATTGTAGAAGGCTGGACAATTCAATGTACTTGTCATTCCGCCCTTATTGGCATAACAAAAAGACCGGCTTGCGCCGGTCTCCCTTAAATCCAAGCCCGGAGATTCACCTGTTTGATGAATTCCGCCTGGGACATGCTCTCTTTAGGTGCTGCTTCCGCCTCTTCGGCTTCCGCATCATCGCCGTTCATCAGATGATGGAACAGCTTCTCGTTATGCGTCGACAAAGCGTAGTCGATCAGTGCTTCATGGGTCGCTCTTTCAGCTTCCGCCTCCAGCAGCTGCTCCTCCGCCTCAATATCCTCTGCAGTAACATAAAAGTTCCTGTTAGCCTGAGGAACACGAATAACATAATCGAACGCGTTGTCAGGATTGCGGTCATAGGCAATCAGGTAGCCGTAGTCTCCGATAGGAAGACTCTGTTCAAACGCGTCAGCAACAATGACAATCTTCTCTCCCAACCGCAGCATCGCCTTACCTCCTGCTCCAAAATCTATCATGGTTCTACTTGTTTCAACAGTCTACTAGAAAAAGCTAGAGCTGTCCAGCAGCAGCAGGGGTGTTAAATGAAAGTTCACATTTTTTTCTGAAAATCAACATTTCCAACTTATGGTTCAGCCTCTTCGTCCCGTTCCCCGGCGGTGTTCCGGCAGTACAACAAACAGCAGGTAAACAATCAGCGGAGCGGGAAACCCGGTCATCCCCCATAAACCCCAGAACCAGGCTGCCCTGCCTTTATCTCTTCTGCGGGCATCCTGGAAAAGCCAAGTCCCCTGAACCAGCAGTGTGACGGCAATGACAGCCCACAGCCAATATGGCACATCTTGCAGTTCCTTCATTGCCTTCTGTCCTCCTCCCGCTGCCTGAGCTTTGCGGCTGCCAGACCGCCAAGCAGAGCAAGCGGAATTACCGCTTGGAGAACCCAATAAACTGCAGGCGCGAAACCAAAAACGGCCAGAACAATACTCAAAAGGAAGATCGCAGCCAATAAAAACAGCAGCAGCTCCCGGCGGCCCTGGCGGCGTCTGCGGATAGCCTCTGCGGCCAAAAACTGCTGCATCATCGGTAAGGAAGGTGCCGGGATGTCGTCATACTGCGCATCCAGACGTTCCAGCTCAGCGGATAGCTTATTCAGAAGCTTCCGGTTCTCTGCCTCATTACTCATCCTCTTTCAGCTCCTTTCTCAGCTGCTGCAGACCTGCAGATACACGCGATTTCGCGGTTCCCGGCGGAATCTCCATGATGCTTCCGATCTCTTCATAGCTGTAGCCGTAGTAATGCTTCAGCAGTACAGCAAGACGCTGGGGCAGCGGCAGCCGTGACAGGGCATCGAGCACTTCGCTCCACTCCATATTGCGGCTTTCGAACCGCCAGCGTATGGCCGCCGCTCCCCGTTCTTGGCGCAGCCAGACAGATTCCCGCTTCCAGCGCCGTTTACGGTCAATGTACAGCCGTGTTGCAATCGTAATCAGCCATGAGGAAAAAGCCGAAGTCCCATTGTAATTGCCGATCTTCTCCATGGCCCGTACCATAGTGTCCTGGACAAGATCTTCCGCCAGGGAAGGGTCCATAGTAGCTTTGATTAAATACTTGAACAAAAAGTTGTAATGCTCACGCAGAAGCCCGGCCAGCGCCGAAGCATCGCCCTGCTGGGCCTGCCTGATTAACTCCAGCGTCCCTTCGTTCATCAGCTTCCCTGTTCCCTCCTTCATTGTGCACAACTGTTATACGTGCAGACCGGTCTGATCGTTCATTCACTGTCCCGGCTATTCTGCAGCTCCCACAATTTGCGCCGCCAGGGCTGATAGCGCCCGCGGCCTTCAGGAAAACCCCAAAACCGTAATTTGCCTCCCGTTTCTCTGACTGCCGGAGCTAGCTCTGCCTTTGAATGGTATAACGATAATGCAGTTCCCTCTATGCTATCAGCCTTAAAATCAGCTTCGTTTACGTTAGAATAATCATATAAATCAATAATATCATTCTTCAATTTACTTCCTCCCATACAAATAAAACCCGTTTAAACAGACAAAAAAAGAACGCAAACCGGGATTAATTCCGCAGTCTGCGTGCTTCGCGAGGTAAATGTTGCATTTAATTAACGTTATTGTAACAACTTTGTATTCATCTGTCTATCTCTATTTTCCCGTTTTTTGTCGCTTGCTAAGAAATGACGTCACTGCATGGGTACGTACGGATTGTTCCGGCGCTCGAAGCCGATGGTTGTCCGCGGGCCATGTCCGGGATATACCTTCACTTCTTCGTCCAGCCGGTACAGCTTGCCGCGCAGCGAATCAACCAGATCCCGTTCCCGGCCTCCAGGCAGATCCGTACGGCCTACACCTAACTTAAACAGGACATCTCCGGAAAAAAGATCATTGCCGCACAGAAAGCTGACACTGCCGGGAGAATGACCCGGTGTATGCAGAACTTTGAAGGTTAGCCCGAGCAGCTTCAGAATCTGGCCCTCGGCCAGATCATATTCCGCAGGCTCTGTGCTAATCGGAGGCGATGTATCCGGCCACATCTGTGAACCGTTCAGCTTGGGACTGACCAGCCATTCGCTTTCCAGTGCGTGGACGTATACCGGACAATTTTTGGCTTTGCGGATCTCATCCACCCCGCCGATATGATCAAAATGGGCGTGTGTCAGCAATATGGCTTCAATCTCCATATTCTCTATGGCGCGTACAAGGGCAGCAGGATTCATACCGGGGTCAATGATGACACCCCGCTGCGGATCAGCTCCGGTTAGCAGATAGGCATTGGTCTGGAGCGGCCCCAGATTATAAGAACGGATATTCAGCATACGTTTAGAAACCCGAAATCAGGCTGCGCAGCTCTTTTACGATGACTGCGTGTGATTCCGTACCTTCCCCGTAGGCTTGCCCCATGGCCTTGCGCACTTCTGCAATTTTGCTGTCGTAATCGGCGGCTTCCCGGTCCGGATTCTCCTGCTTAAACGTCCGCATCAGTGACTGCACATGCTCCGGACGAGGACCCCATTGTCCCAGTACATAACCGCCGGTATCCGCAAAAATCACTACAGGCACCGATCTTCCGCCCATCGTCAGAAAATCATCCATCAGATCCAGGTTTTCTTCCAGAATCAGCACTTCTGTTCTGATCCCTGCCGTCTCCAGAATCCGGAATACAACCGGTACATTGCGCACAACATCACCGCACCAGTCGGCAGCCAGAATCAGCACATGCAGATCATCGCGGTGGTTCAGGCTTTCAAAGAATTCGCGGTCATCCTCATTTTCCCAGACAAACTTCTCATACCAGGCTTCGAAAGCCTGCTGATTCTTGGTCATGCTCTCTACGAACTGGCGCGGGGTCAGACCCTGGCCGAACTTATTGGCTACATTCTGTTTCATGCTGCACTACCTTTCTTTTTGGATTTATACCATTTGAGCAGGAAGTATATAACGATAATGGCGATAGCAACCAGGATAAGCTCATGGGTATATTTGCCGGCAACCTCGTCAATTGTCTCCCATTTATCGCCCAGGGTGTAACCCAGATAGACAAACAGGGC contains these protein-coding regions:
- a CDS encoding DUF4097 family beta strand repeat-containing protein, translating into MSSEQQDESVMPPKPPVIPPRQKKRPRKRKFIAGLLAAVIPGSGHLYFGLFRKGISFLFIILLDIAAMLYFSSTGMQINVPLLILLALLIPVVYFYNVFDVLQSADRILQLPEESEPELPITAVKRSRAWISEPGISFGLMLLIGGALMFLFRQKPLWLQQFFEGYAGALTAGVLILSALWLGIREIAKSILVRKSDERRPRRVGRYTAALVLAGVGVFLLLDWLNGTETMLLLLKWWPLIPVLWGVEYLLISLFARRRGRAIKAPRPRMDLRGLLSAIILGASVFIVAEQEHYLHLWNKVSMNLTVAAVDYGEATGNRYEKAPLIVPVELGTSKLTVDGINGDILIHRAAVEDIEIIATVWVDELEGAQAEAVSEQSFVQVEEGPTIKITPQYQAYGESGKRQPRIDLDISLPEDRRFNLDVRTMNGGITLQNVEAIQDIALETGNGELILHRIYGNVKGKTLNGAVRARTVQGNVDLASGGGSMDAWDVTGVLKLSTVVGNISATGSGDEVNLSSKNGNLEVDGSRAKLHAESLNGTINIRSEVLGGDWEVYSAVGDITLSLPASGNYAVNGSSGYGNISTDISGLAIDKKTISGEVGTGEFKVRVEGNSSLNVKEY
- a CDS encoding GNAT family N-acetyltransferase, with translation MNTIVRLDLQDEYTLSELWSLQHKAYRLEAEIIGFNEIPPLLETREMLAAVKEVFYGCLDDNGDLLGAAAVLEETPGKLTVTRMMVNPEHFRQGIAGSLLEFIFRHHSAMEQFIVSTGKLNRPAVTLYTKHGFVPAAVEEVAPGVELIEFYRGGQL
- the gatB gene encoding Asp-tRNA(Asn)/Glu-tRNA(Gln) amidotransferase subunit GatB, which codes for MRSFMSKYETVIGLEVHVELHTKSKIFCGCSTEFGAPPNTHTCPVCLGHPGVLPVLNRQAVEYAMKAAMALNCTIGDVSKFDRKNYFYPDSPKAYQISQFDQPIGLNGWIDIEVNGETKRIGITRLHLEEDAGKLTHVDGGFASLVDFNRVGTPLIEIVSEPDLRSPEEARAYLEKIRAIMQYCDVSDVKMEEGSMRCDANISLRPVGQEEFGIRAELKNMNSFRGVLRGLEYEQFRQGEILDDGGVVVQETRRWDEAQGKTLSMRGKEEAHDYRYFPDPDLIVLHIDDAWKESIRSTIPELPDARQARYSEEFGLPVYDAGVLTSSKLLADFFEGSLAYTKDAKAVANWMMGDLLGYLNSNSLELSQVKITPQGLGEMIGLIAGGTISSKIAKTVFKEMLESGKLPAVIVEEKGLVQISDEGAIKQIVEAVVAANPQSVEDYKAGKQKAIGFLVGQVMKESKGKANPGLVNTLLAEVLNG
- the gatA gene encoding Asp-tRNA(Asn)/Glu-tRNA(Gln) amidotransferase subunit GatA, producing MSLFQYRLPELHSMLQGKEISVSELTEQSLAAIAERDSKVHAFLTLDEEGARQSARILDDKLASGAARGLLFGLPAGIKDNIVTKGLRTTCASKFLDNFQPIYDATVVSKLRQADAVTVGKLNMDEFAMGGSNENSAYGAVRNPWNLEHVPGGSSGGSAAAVAAGEVLFALGSDTGGSIRQPASYCGVVGLKPTYGLVSRFGLVAFASSLDQIGPVTRNVEDSAYVLQAIAGYDAQDSTSAKVDVPDYLSALTGDISGLRIAVPKEYIGEGVDAAVREQVMSALKVLEGLGAVWEEVSLPHTEYAVAAYYLLASSEASSNLARFDGVRYGVRADEGGGLLDLYLNSRSRGFGPEVKRRIMLGTYALSSGYYDAYYLKAQKVRTLIKQDFDEVFKKYDVVIGPTAPTAAFKLGSQTEDPLTMYLNDILTIPVNLAGIPAVSIPCGFDGGLPVGLQIIGKEFDESTVLRVAHAFEQNTDYHKERPQL
- the gatC gene encoding Asp-tRNA(Asn)/Glu-tRNA(Gln) amidotransferase subunit GatC, with the protein product MSITVKDVQHVAKLARLQLSPEEEAVFTEQMNAILQYAEKLNELDTENVKPTTHVLQVSNVMRDDVVKESLSQEEALLNAPEDEDGHFKVPAVLE
- a CDS encoding ATPase translates to MLRLGEKIVIVADAFEQSLPIGDYGYLIAYDRNPDNAFDYVIRVPQANRNFYVTAEDIEAEEQLLEAEAERATHEALIDYALSTHNEKLFHHLMNGDDAEAEEAEAAPKESMSQAEFIKQVNLRAWI
- a CDS encoding DUF5345 family protein, producing MSNEAENRKLLNKLSAELERLDAQYDDIPAPSLPMMQQFLAAEAIRRRRQGRRELLLFLLAAIFLLSIVLAVFGFAPAVYWVLQAVIPLALLGGLAAAKLRQREEDRRQ
- the sigY gene encoding RNA polymerase sigma factor SigY, with amino-acid sequence MKEGTGKLMNEGTLELIRQAQQGDASALAGLLREHYNFLFKYLIKATMDPSLAEDLVQDTMVRAMEKIGNYNGTSAFSSWLITIATRLYIDRKRRWKRESVWLRQERGAAAIRWRFESRNMEWSEVLDALSRLPLPQRLAVLLKHYYGYSYEEIGSIMEIPPGTAKSRVSAGLQQLRKELKEDE
- a CDS encoding MBL fold metallo-hydrolase, whose protein sequence is MLNIRSYNLGPLQTNAYLLTGADPQRGVIIDPGMNPAALVRAIENMEIEAILLTHAHFDHIGGVDEIRKAKNCPVYVHALESEWLVSPKLNGSQMWPDTSPPISTEPAEYDLAEGQILKLLGLTFKVLHTPGHSPGSVSFLCGNDLFSGDVLFKLGVGRTDLPGGRERDLVDSLRGKLYRLDEEVKVYPGHGPRTTIGFERRNNPYVPMQ
- a CDS encoding thioredoxin family protein gives rise to the protein MKQNVANKFGQGLTPRQFVESMTKNQQAFEAWYEKFVWENEDDREFFESLNHRDDLHVLILAADWCGDVVRNVPVVFRILETAGIRTEVLILEENLDLMDDFLTMGGRSVPVVIFADTGGYVLGQWGPRPEHVQSLMRTFKQENPDREAADYDSKIAEVRKAMGQAYGEGTESHAVIVKELRSLISGF